From Hoplias malabaricus isolate fHopMal1 chromosome 11, fHopMal1.hap1, whole genome shotgun sequence, a single genomic window includes:
- the mvda gene encoding diphosphomevalonate decarboxylase, giving the protein MQETSQNVTKMTCTAPVNIAVIKYWGKRDEELILPINSSLSVTLHQDQLKTTTTVACSRNFQEDRIWLNGKEEDINQPRLQSCLREIRRLARKRRSDEGPSNDISLSHRVHICSVNNFPTAAGLASSAAGYACLVYSLSRLFGVDGELSVVARQGSGSACRSMYGGFVQWKMGERPDGKDSLAEQVETENHWPELRMLVLVVSAERKPVGSTSGMQTSVETSKLLKHRADSVVPGRMEEMISAIHRRDFAAFGELTMKDSNQFHATCLDTYPPIFYLNDISRRVISLVHRYNHYYQETRVAYTFDAGPNAVIYTLQEHVPEFVQTIRHFFPPETNGEEFVKGLSVDASSLSEELKRVIGMEPVPRGISYIISTKVGPGPCVVDDPNLHLLGPDGLPTKSS; this is encoded by the exons ATGCAAGAAACCAGCCAAAATGTCACGAAGATGACATGCACAGCGCCAGTAAACATCGCTGTCATCAAATACT GGGGTAAACGGGATGAAGAACTGATTTTGCCCATTAACTCCTCTCTCAGTGTCACTCTGCACCAGGACCAG ctgaaaacaacaacaactgtgGCATGCAGCAGAAATTTTCAGGAGGACCGTATCTGGTTAAATGGCAAAGAGGAAGATATAAACCAGCCCAGATTACAGTCTTGCCTTAGAGAAA TCCGAAGGTTAGCACGAAAGAGGCGGAGTGATGAAGGTCCCAGTAATGACATCAGTTTATCTCATCGAGTCCACATCTGCTCAGTCAACAACTTTCCAACAGCAGCTGGTCTGGCGTCCTCTGCTGCTGGCTATGCTTGTTTGG TGTACTCTCTGTCCCGTTTGTTTGGGGTGGATGGAGAGCTGTCTGTGGTGGCACGGCAGGGATCGGGCAGCGCCTGTAGGAGTATGTATGGGGGTTTTGTTCAGTGGAAGATGGGTGAGAGACCGGATGGGAAGGATAGTCTTGCAGAGCAGGTAGAAACCGAAAATCACTGGCCAGAGCTTAGAATGCTGGTTTTAGTG gtCAGTGCTGAGCGGAAGCCTGTTGGAAGCACATCGGGTATGCAGACCAGTGTGGAGACCAGCAAACTGTTGAAG CATCGTGCGGACAGTGTGGTCCCTGGTCGTATGGAAGAGATGATCAGTGCCATTCACAGACGAGACTTTGCAGCCTTTGGTGAACTGACTATGAAGGACAGTAACCAGTTCCATGCCACCTGCCTGGACACCTACCCTCCTATATTCTACCTCAATGACATATCTCGAAGAGTCATCAGCCTTGTGCATCGCTACAATCATTATTACCAAGAGACCAGA GTAGCGTATACTTTTGATGCGGGTCCTAATGCTGTGATCTACACATTGCAAGAACATGTGCCTGAATTCGTTCAAACTATTCGCCATTTCTTCCCTCCAGAAACCAATGGTGAAGA gtTTGTGAAGGGCCTTTCTGTGGATGCCTCCTCTCTGTCTGAGGAGCTGAAGAGAGTGATTGGGATGGAGCCTGTTCCAAGGGGCATCAGCTACATCATCAGCACCAAG GTTGGCCCTGGCCCTTGTGTGGTGGATGACCCAAACCTTCATCTGCTGGGTCCAGATGGACTTCCCACAAAAAGTTCCTAA
- the pdcd5 gene encoding programmed cell death protein 5, which yields MADEELEAIRRQRMAELQAKHGDSTSDQQGQQEAKQRETEMRNSILAQVLDQSARARLSNLALVKPDKAKAVENYLIQMARFGQLGGKITESGLIEILEKVSQQTEKKTTVKFNRRRVMDSDEEDDD from the exons ATGGCTGATGAAGAACTGGAAGCGATCAGACGGCAACGTATGGCAGAACTCCAGGCAAAACATGGG gACTCAACAAGTGATCAGCAAGGCCAACAAGAAGCTAAGCAGAG agaaacagaaatgaGAAACTCTATATTGGCTCAAGTTTTGGATCAGTCAGCTCGTGCCAGAT tGAGTAACCTGGCCCTGGTAAAGCCAGACAAAGCAAAAGCAGTTGAAAATTACCTGATACAAATGGCACGTTTTGGCCAGCTTGGAGGGAAG ATAACAGAGAGTGGTTTGATAGAGATCCTTGAAAAAGTCAGCCAACAAACCGAGAAAAAGACAACTGTCAAG TTTAACAGAAGGCGAGTAATGGACTCggatgaagaagatgatgacTGA